In Falco rusticolus isolate bFalRus1 chromosome 7, bFalRus1.pri, whole genome shotgun sequence, the DNA window TTTGTGAAATGCAGCATGGAGCCTGTACCAGTTCTTTGTTAAAATCCCCTTATAAcaatatttcctttccttgacAGTAACATTCACTGGGTCCATTGTTTGTTACCtttaatatagaaaataattttctggaagATTCATATTGTTTTACAGtagaaaaagacaaatagtAACATGGCACCAAGCTAATCTCAACTTCAGCGCCTGTTCTGGATTGCTGGCATTGCTTTGCGTTGCCCTGGGGGCAGTGCAGTTGTGAAGCAACCTGTTCATAACCACAGCATGGTTTAGAGCAAACTTGTTGTGTGTTTTATAAACTGGATTGCAGAAGGGCATGCTGAAATACAAGTCAACTGAAACAAAGGTTTCCAGCTGCGAGAGTAGATAGATGACCTGCAATGTGCGGgaagtttctcttcttttgttgttgctgttgcttaATGTAAGCACAGAGGAAAGTGTTCCTTCAAACCCTGTGTGGGATCTCCGTAAGATTTCATGCATGCTATCTAAATAATACACAGTTAATTACTTGATCCACTACGCCATCCCACCAGGGGCCAGCCAACAAAGCATATACACCCACTTCTCCACTGCATCCCTAAGCTTAAGTAGAAAAGCAATCTTTACTGCCTTTCTGAAGGCTATAAATACAGGAGCTACAGCCCTGCCAGGAATGATCAGAGGAGCCTGGTCTCCCATGACAGTTCCACGTTTTCCCTTTGCATGGGTGGGATGGAGTTCTGTTTGGGTCCTTGCTAGGAGAAAGCTGGTACCTGTGCTTCcttgttttgttatgtttcaGTGCTTGCATTACCAAGCAGGAGAGCATTTCTGACCAGGTCACAGAGTAGCAGCTTCCTTTCCCTAGTGACTGGATAGGATGTGTTGCTACAGGAATACACACATTGCTAGGGTCTGCACAGTGCTCCTATTCTGTTAAGGCTAAACCAGAAACAGACTAAGGTTGTAGCACTTAAATCAGCATTAGCATCAgcatgctgcagaagaaaaagggggggtggggggaggggagtaTATGCACAGCAAGTTTACCCAGACGGTTAGTAAACACCTGCACACAGTTCACAGTGGTCTCAAGACTGTGCTCCTCCTGCCACCAGGCTGCACCCCAGGAACAGCATGGGCCAGCTTATAGTATATCCTGACATCAGAAGCCCTATCTGCATGCAATATTGAAAGAGCAAATATCCAATTAAAAGATAAACACTATTTCCATTTAGTGCTGCTCCACTGTTTATAAGCATATTATATGCAGATAATAGGATTTCTTTCTAATATGGTAGTTGACAGGATAAGAGTTTAAATGTTACTGTTGTACAATGATCAATGCCATGCATACGTGATTGAAAGGGAACAAAATACAGTATGTGGGAATGGTACCTGATTCACTATGAAATCATGTAATCTAGCGTGATCATGTAATTTTACAAAATTCTTTACATTACAGTGGGTAAAACCGTAAGAATTAGAGGCTTATCTTGTAATTGAGATAAGTTAGATAAGAAAGCATTGCAGTCCTCTTTTActtcatctttctcttctttggTCCGAGGTGGTGTTTCCTTTGCTTGTAGAGATGACGGAAGTTCACAAATAGCCCTGAAAAGGAATGAAGCGTTTAGGTGGGACATCACTGCATCATTTTAATGCTAGATGGCTGTACcaaatttcaaaaaaacaacaaacgAACTACCACACAAAAACCCGAGGTTTTAAGTGTATGTATAGTATGGAAAGTTAATCCAAGTACTTCCTTGCTGGGTGAGGCAGGAGTTGCTACAAAGGCTGTTACAAAGTAAAACACAATTTCAGAATGAATCTCAATTGAAGGTATGCTTTGAACAGTCTGAAAGGGAGAAACCTAGTGAAAGTTCAGTTTAAAATTCCAGTCTAGTGGGTTGTGGATACACAGACATACTGGGTATGCATACTACAAAATTAACGTAATGTTTAGAAATGTAACACCAGAAAACAGATCTGTATCAAGCACCATCCTTCTTTAAATATACTACTATTTAAAGAGCCTTCTAtattgttttctggaaaaacttGACTTTCACGTTGCATTAGTGATTATAATGCAGTTTAGGTAAACACtgctttaatttgaaattacGTTTAGATTTCCACTAAATCATTCTGAAGCTCAAATACCATGTAAACAGTAAAATTAAGTATACTAAGcttataaatacatacatgtaaAAACTATTCTTTTAACCCAAGTGATCTTTTCACCCAAGTGAACCCTTGTTACCGAGATCTCCTTTTTGGGGGGCTAACCAGTGCTAATTGTAGGTGTGTTCCCCTCATCGCTGACAAATTTACATAAACAAGCAACAAGGACAATGCTTAACATTAACCAGTTTGTGTTGCCATGATCCCCAAGAtgcaggaaattaattttctttggaaaatatacttaattcagaggaaaatggcctttttatttcagtagtgagaaatacaattaaatatCTTACCTAAAAACAAGGCTATAAGgtatatttgaagaaaaactgaaaactggaTTGTGACGTTCAGCGGATTTGGCAATCCCACACTAAATTTCCCTGTTTCACTGAAGATTGGAATGGACTGAACGATACAGACGGCTGAAAGCAGAAGGCCACCAACGTTATCAAACACATGTAAAATATATAGCCCACAACTGTTCCAGGATATTCCCTTCTTATTTGCTAGCTCTCATTAATTACACcaattttaaagctgttttctttttaaacatgcagTATGATGGAAAGCAGCTAGCAGAGGCAGTATAGCAATTCAACTATGAAGGTCTCAGCACAGTGAAGTTGCCTGGTGACAGTTCTCACACACAACTGTAGCCTGCAGGGCTCATGCCACCAGTATTTACCACGCAGAAACACCCACGGCAATGAAACAGGCATAGTCTTTCCTGTGCTTCAAGCTGAGCAATGCCCAAGCCTACTCCCAGCTCATAGAAACAGGTTCTGACAGGTACAATTACAACACATTTCTTACAGCTAGAAACTGAGTGGTGATAtgcttcttaaataaataaaaattaaacgTAATCCAGACCTGTTAAGACAGAAGAGTACACTGTAAAGCCCCTACGCTAGAGGGGTACAGCAAGAAGGCCACGTGCCTGCTTCTTCCACAGAGCAGTCACTCtccaggcaggagagcagaacCCTGTTTGTCAAGCACTACGCCTCTCAGGCTATGcttcttgcagaaaaagaattgGCCCCTGCCTGTCCTGTGCAATGATTTACAACATAATGTCAAGATCTGTGAGCTGGTGTGAACCCAAGCTTGGCTGGCCGAGTCAGGGCCAGCAGACAGAAGCGAACAACGCTGCTTTGGATCAGCAGAGGGAAATGATCATTGTCATCCTGTGCCGCCTGCATGGACTGCGGCACACTCTTGTCCAGTTTGTTCATGTAACCTTTTGTTGCCTTTACTTCCCTCCTCAGTGCCCAAAAGGAAGACTTCTTTCCTTGTCCAatcaaaaaaagtatttgattCAGTAGGACAGATTAAAATGCTTACATCTTGTTCAGCTCAAAGCAAGTATCTATTTATCTCTTGTtctaaattactatttttaagtccagcagccaaaaaaaaaaataataattttgagtTATTTGCCCAGCCTtgaattcattatttattaaactGGTTTTTTTGGACATACCTTCTGCCAAGGCTCCTAAGGGGTAGAGAGGGATCCAGGCAGTGTAACGGAGCCAGGTTAGTGGTTTCCATTCAATACTGATGCATGAAAGCATGTAATATGGATACCTAAAGGCAATTCAGTGTGAGAAGAAACAGACAATGTTTAAAATGGAACTTACTACTAGAATTAgtcttatatatatatatatatatatgtgtgctGTATCGTCAACATAATTCCCAAATGACACAAGAATATTCAAAAAACTGTTCCTATGGATCATGATGGACACATCCTTAATTTGGCAGTTTACAGAACTAATGCTATTATTCTGACCAGATGGATGGATTAACTGCCTGGCTTGCCTAGTaaacctttcaaaatatttcttttgaaaaagaaacagagcagctCACTTAGCAGTggaaattcaaagcaaaaaaccctcaaggaaaaaagcaacaggtTTCCCTAGGTTCGGGGCAGTATTATTTTCAGACTCCAGCCTTGTCTCAGCTTTTGGCAGCAGTCTGGAAGGCTGTGATAGTCCATGACTAAAGGAGATTTTACCCTCGTGGACCAATGCATTAGTGCCACTCTTCCAAAAGGTACAAAGATCAAAATCTTCTTTAAAGAGTTCCTGGGAACAACCACGTTGTTCTGTACACACCTGCTAGAAGAAAAATCCCACCAACCTGAACAGCTCAATGATactccagaaataaaatatgaagaacaCCACAggtttgctttgcatttcctCTAAGCTTCCAAGgacaacaaacaaaagaaagtttCTTCCAAATAcctgtttaagaaaaacaaattaaggaACAGTCACACTcttcaccaaaagaaaaaacaagcttttGCTGTCAAAACCACACAGGAAATCTATTCACCCCTGAAACATATGCTGAGCACATCACTaactctgcagctgagctgtgacCTGCTTCTTAGGAGTATGCATTTTGCTCTGTATTTAGATGCAATCCAAGGGACCTAGTCTTAAATCATCTATCCTCATTTTCGTGCACAACAACCACAACCAGAATAAAAAGGGAACTGGTACCAAATCAAAATCATGTACATTTTGTCAGCCACGTCTTGCTTTTGCTGCCCTGTTGTTCCTGTTTTACCTAGGTGATGGAAGAAGACAGCCTGCCACAGCTAAGGCTGGGAAACATGGATTCCAGCCTCCTGAATAATATATTCTCTAGTCCAGTGCCAGTGAGGTTCTACCACTTATTTTAGGAGAGTCTCAAcatttgtgtaaaaaaaaataaaaaaaaatttaaacatggAAAGAGCAAGAAGAAGAATCTTACTAAAATATTACCTGCACTACAGCAGGTATCAGCGGTGATCTCACTAGTCCTATTAGTGAATTCATGATCTCCATGAATGCCAGGGTCTGACAGAAATACATCATGTCAGCAATAGTGTGAAATGTATCATAGAAGGAATCTGTAAGACACAGAAAACCATTTTAGAGAAGAAATTCATTTCCATGTTCAGGtagctggcacagcagcatATCTTTTGATAACAGGATTCTagttgtatttgaaaaaaaaacattatgcATAATTATGTAACTTCTTTATAGGTCTTACCTTAAAAGTCATAGCAGTTAGGCCAAAAAGACTGCTCAAGAACTCTGTTTCACACAGAAAGATCAAGAGCTACTTCAGTAATTACTTTATAGAAAAAGCAACAGCGCTGTACCTCAATAGAATGGGTCGTTCCTGCTTCAAAACTGAAGTATTCTGGCCAgctcattttcaaaaatactaacATTGCAGTGAGAGACACATTGTGCTGCAGCTGATTCCTTTAAAAGTAATCTTGGCAGAGCACAAGTATCATTCATCAGAATATGCAGTTGTAATTTACCAGAGGACAGTATTTTGCTATCCTTGACACCGTGATAGCTTTTGAGAGGATTCTGTCATGCATTCACGGTTTTGTTTCCTAAATATGTCTTGCTTTAGCATTCATAGTTCAGAAAGCATTAACACCACCActaaaaaactgaaacaaagccCCCAGCGTAAATGAAATAGCTCATATTACTTGCCTTTCCCCAAGATGAACAGTCGTACTGTCATGTTCACAAAAATCCAAGAGAATCCCAAAAACTGTACAAGATTATACATGATTAAGTATCCCTTCTTCAGGTGTTTGAAAGCTAAAATCAATAATAAGCACATCAGGTGAGCAGAGTACAATGGTAACACTTACGCAAAGAGTACAGCTGCAAACCAGGCTTCCTATGAGAATAAAGcttacaagaaaaaaggaagctatTGATTGTGATAAAAGGGTTGCTGTGTGCACCGTGGGTTCTGCCCGCTTTTACCGTCATCTGCTGAGACTCAGTTCTTGCTAGTCAGACTTTTTAAATTCCTTGGAAACTGcagtacatttttattaaatttctaAATAGCTCACAGTACAAAGAACCCCCTCCAAGATGCACAAAGCCAGTCAAAATTTCTCTGTAAGATTTGGGGTTTGTGCATAGGAGCAACACAGCTTTCTACACCCCACCTTACACACTAAAAAGGTAGAGTTACTTACGGTCTTTTGGGACTCTTGattctattttcattttgttaatcttttcttcttccttaagATGAAGGATAAGGTTTTAAAGACTGTTACTGTAATTAGCAAGTGATTGTTAACTATACTACCGCAAAGCTAGTGGGTTTAAAACTCCGCTAAGCAGCCAGTTGCTAGAAGGTTTGAATTTTCCCCTGCATAAAACAGCACATTCATCATCCAGAAATTATGGTACAGTAAAAGCTAGAGAGTGTTAACTAGGTATCCCGCCTTTGCTATGTATTTTATTCTAGTAATTAGATGCTTTTGCTGAGAAAGCCTGCTGGTTTCTGTGTTAATTCTCAGTTATTACCGTTTCTTAGAGCTGTTCCTTAAAACATTTCATGACCCACCAGTGACCTGAAGGGAACTGAGAACATCCAGCCCAGGCTCTCTGCCTGCCCTTCAGCACTGCCTTCTGGCTCCTGGCATTGCAGCGGCCCTTTCCGCTCCGCGCTAAGCTCAGTGGCTGTGGAGGGGAACAGGGCAGCATTCGTTGTAAAACTGATTTACAGAAATGTGGTCTGTTCAAGTCTTTTCCGAGACGGTCTTgcacctccctgctgcagtaAGCTGCTTGAGCTTACCAGGATGCTGGGAATGCACCGTCGGGGCCGGCCCAGTGGCTCAGGAAAGCCTTAGAAATCCCCGCTTTCCAGACAAGCAACGGCTGGGACCAGCAACTCTGGGCTCCACATGGCACATCGATCCTCGTACAGACTGGGACCCAGGGCTGCTaaggcacagggcagggcagcagacCCTGGCCAGCACTGCGCTGGCGCACAGCCACCCGTTCAGATCCACGCTGCTGCTCTTTCTAGCCAGAAGCATGCCTGTTCCTGAATTCCCGCTTACAATGTGAACTGTTTAACCGATTCAGCGTGGGATCTGTATGAAACAGCAGTAACAATCAGCATGCCAGACAACTTCAGGTAAATAAAGAACACAAGTTCAAACGCAGGAGAAGAGCTATCCTTGcttgcagctggcagcacaaGCCACACGTGCCCACAGGACTGACCTTCTCCCTCAGTTCCATTTCAGCATCCGATTCGTCTAACCAGCGGTCAAAGTCAGGAGCTAGGAAGAGCGGGCGCTTCTCTTGCTTGGTGAGTCTCTCCCACCAGTTACTCTCCTTTTTCTGCACAGTGATGTTCAGTTGCCTTTGAGTCACCCTGCATACAGGCTGAGGGCAGACACGGGAGCACACATCAGCAGAAGTCCTAAGAAACGGCCTCTGAGGCTGAGTTGATACCCCAGCTCCCCTGGTCAAGGAGGCAGGGATGACACGGACTGCTGCAGCACACTAAGTGTGCCTCTGCCACCCACGGCATGGAAGCAAAGGGCAGCCCAGTTGAAGACAGCAACTGCAGGACTTGATAAGCAGCTTGAAAGCCTGCTCGTAATGCACAGCACCCCTGAATCCCACCACAAAGAGCTAGCACAGACCCTAGCGCTAGCCTTCCTAGGCAGAACCCACGAACTTGGCTTTAGACCTTGCATTTAGCACTGTGAGCCACCCACCTCCTCTAGCCAGTGTCAAGAACAGCACTACCATCAACCACAGGTGTCCAAAACAGGGGACCCCATGTGACATCTGCTGCAGCAAGAGGCAGAATTATCAGCCTTGGCAGTGTGGTCATTGCTACCGCACAAGGCCTCTCCACCATGGCCACACTTTGCATAATGGCAAACCTCTCCAGCCTTACAGCCCACAGCGTTGTCACCTTGGGTGCCCACCCTCACTGCCACCATTGCATCCCTCCACACCTCAAGCCTTCGCCAGGGTGCTCCACGTGGGACTGCCTCTCACACCAGCTGAAAATGATGCAGAAGAGGCATGAGCTGCATTCTTAACTGAGCATGTTACACCAGCACTGCTCTGTCAAGGCCATCTGGATGCTCCTAGGACATCTGAAGGCTGTAGCCGTAATTTACAGCTACTAACGCCTGGTCCTTGTCTGTCAGAGGCTCCATCTCTCACTGGTAGCGTGACACTAGCAAGAGGCACTCATGGTGCACAAcaaagctgaaggagaaaaccCTGGGCTGCAATACCTCCTGGTCTCAACCATCTCCACAGGTTTCAGAGTCCGTtgccctccagcccctccacagTGACTCAGAGTGACTGGACTTTTGGAAGGAGGCTGCTCGGCAGAGGCAAGGGCTTGCCTTCCaggcctggctgccagcacagcccaagCCTGCCAGCACAGAGGACAGCCACGGGCAGTGCTGGGCACCTCTCCCCACACCGTGGActaggcagctgctgctttacaaACTGGTGCCCAGATCCTGGAACCAAGAGATGTTCACTGTCTGCCATTCCATACCTGGCAGGAGCCACACAAGACACTTGCCTGCTGACAGACCCCAGAAATCCCCCCTCCGGCGGTCTCCTCCCTTGCCGAAGCACCAGAGGTGAACGGCGGCTCCCGGGCTGACTGCAGCTAACCGCAGCAGTCAGCCAGGAATCAGCAGCACAAATCCTGCAGtgggagcagagcctggagctTTGCCCCTAACACCTTTGAGAGGCAAAGACAAGACTTTACAGCCACCAGCAAGTAACGTGTAGGGGCTGGTCTCCCAGGAAAGCTCTCTCCTATCAGACTACAACaggaattaagaaaatatttttgcaacaGGAGCTACAGCGTATCTGTACTGGCAACCTAAGAAATCTGCACAAGCCAGAAGCACGAATTCTCATGGTTTCCTTTTGTCAGGCTGCAAAAGCCACAAACCATGACACCGACACTCTGCAGTACAGCGTTCCCCTGCTTTTCAGTCATGGCTGCATAAGAAAACCCATTGCCAGATTCTCCCGTTAGTTTGCTActttttaaatcctttaaaagaTTTACAACTACCGTTTACCAGCCGATACATGTAAGGCCCTGTTTCTGTTAAAGCCGCCCCATGCAAGCGCTAGCTCCGGCGAAGTGATGTGCATTGAGGCTGAGCACCAGGACGTGGGACTGCCACAGGCAGCTTTTAGCCTGCAGCGGTTACAGACTCACCAAGAAAATCCAAACAGCGTATCACGAGCTTTATTCGCAGccattttcaagtttttcagaaattactttttctttgcaaaagttagaaaaagtaaaagtacCTACTTTAGGCTCAACCGGTTCTAGGAACTCGATCTGAAATTCGTAGATGTTGTCCCCTTTGGCACCATGACCCTGAgctaaaagacaaaattaacaGTCAGTGTGAGGACCCCCGCCAGCTCCACATGCCCCACCTGCAAAGGACGCTTCACCCACAGCAATACTGGGTGGTTATTTGCAGTgtttccctctgccctgccgGGAGGCGAGGGAGAACCACATGGTAACGGGGAAGACACAACCCAAAGCGTGGCTTGGAGCTGCAGTTGCTGGATTCGGCAGCTAAAGTTGCCACAACCCTGCGCGGCGCTGGGGAAGGGTCCTGGCTTGCAGGAAGGCAGCGTGACAGACTCCCAAACAGGCTTCTGACAGCTTGGAATCCCAccgaccccccccccgcctttgGGGGATCCAGCTCCACAGCCACGGGCGAGCACCAGGGAGGCCGTGTCTGGTGGGTCTGTAGGAGCACGATGCGGGGAGTCCCCTCCCAAGGGCAGGGGGTGCCTTCGTTTTCCCATTTCCCACACACACCAGGTCTcgtccctggcagggctccgAAAACCAGCCGCGCCGAGCTTCAtccccaccctcccaccctGTAAACCGATCCTGAAGCCAACACGATGCGCGCATCCCTATCAAATGGCCCTGGCTGTGGCTCACCGGGGAGGCAGCATTCCCTAGACAACGCATCTTACaagaaaaccaccaaaccaaGGAGAAACCCCCAATAACAGCCCAGCCGCAGCGTATCCTCGGCGCAGCCGGGGCCGGCCACGCTGCACAAGCCCCGCGGCGCCGCAGCTGCCCGGCCGGGACAAACCCATCCTTTCGGCAGAGACCTGCTTTACCTTTCAAATCCAGCGCTAGTTCCCGATGCTGAGGTTTGATAACAGTTGCAAACAAGGtctttgtgaaaggaaaaattgctgCCAGTTATCGCCGGGGTTCGGCCGACACCGGCCAGCCAAGACATACGGAAATTTCAGGGCTATTTAAAtatgggggtgggtggggtggggtttttcttATTAGATAAGATAGAACGTGCCAGCGCCGGGACTCAACGGTCTGCAGGCAGGTGCGTGTCACCACGGCTCCGCACATGCCCGGCCACCAAGGGCAGCGGTGGGGACAGGGCTCCCCGTGCCCGCGGCCCCCGCGCACCGGGCGGGC includes these proteins:
- the HACD3 gene encoding very-long-chain (3R)-3-hydroxyacyl-CoA dehydratase 3, giving the protein MAGPSLRPHVHWAQRHRELYLRVELSDVQNPDIAITDNVLHFKAQGHGAKGDNIYEFQIEFLEPVEPKPVCRVTQRQLNITVQKKESNWWERLTKQEKRPLFLAPDFDRWLDESDAEMELREKEEEKINKMKIESRVPKDPFKHLKKGYLIMYNLVQFLGFSWIFVNMTVRLFILGKDSFYDTFHTIADMMYFCQTLAFMEIMNSLIGLVRSPLIPAVVQVFGRNFLLFVVLGSLEEMQSKPVVFFIFYFWSIIELFRYPYYMLSCISIEWKPLTWLRYTAWIPLYPLGALAEAVCIVQSIPIFSETGKFSVGLPNPLNVTIQFSVFLQIYLIALFLGLFVNFRHLYKQRKHHLGPKKRKMK